From the Saccharomonospora marina XMU15 genome, the window TTCTGAAGCTGGGCACCACGGCGCTGGTCATCGACATGATCGAGCAGGGGGTGCGGTTCGACGATCTCAAGCTGGACGAGCCGGTACGTGCCGTGCACGAGATCAGCCACGATCCGACGCTGAAGACCACGGTGGAGTTGGCCAACGGGCGCAAGTACAGCGGCCTGGACCTGCAGTACGCCTACCACGAGATGGCCGCGGAGCATCTGGAGCGAACCGGCGCCGACGAGCAGTCCAAGGAGGTGCTGCGGGTCTGGGGTGAGGTGCTGGACGCGCTGGCGCGCGATCCGGCCGAGTGCGCCGACCGGCTCGACTGGCCCGCGAAGCTGCGGCTGCTGGAGGCCTACCGGCAGCGGGACCAGCTCGGCTGGGCGGCGCCTCGGCTGCACCTGGTGGACCTGCAGTACTCCGACGTGCGGCTGGACAAGGGCCTGTACAACCGGCTTGTCACGCGCGGTTCGATGAAGCGCCTGGTGAGCGAGGAGGAGGTGCAGGCGGCGATCACCAACCCGCCGTCGGACACCCGTGCCTACTTCAGGGGAAGGACGCTGGAGAAGTACGCCAACTCCATCGCCGCCGCGTCGTGGGACTCGGTGATCTTCGACGTGGGCAAGGAGTCGCTCGTGCGCATCCCCACACTGGAGCCGCTGCGAGGTACGAAAGCGCACGTCGGCAAGCTGCTGGACGAGTCGGAGACGGCCGAGGAGTTGGTGGAGGCCCTTACGACATCGGGGTGAGCGCGAAGATCACCGGAGGATCACCGAACCCCCGAATGCGGGTAGGTCTGGGTAGTCTAGAGGCAACAGCCACACCGGGAGGCGAGCATGGCTCAGGAGAAGGTTGAAAAGCACGGTGGCGGCGACTCCGACGATGATGTCGAGGCTGGTGCGCCTGCCGGCCAGGAACGCCGCGAGAAGCTCGGCGAGGACGTGGACACGATCCTCGACGAGATCGACGACGTGCTGGAGGAGAACGCCGAGGACTTCGTGCGTGCCTACGTGCAAAAGGGCGGGCAGTAGGGTCGAAAGACGCCATCCCATAAGCTTTCTGACCGCACTGTCGTCCGCCTCGTCGATGGGAACTACGAGCACGCATGGAACACACTCCGCGCAACTCGGGCTTCGCGCTGCCCGCTGCCTACCTGTCGTCGACAACGTCGTCGTTCGCCGATTTCCTGAGAGCACAGGCTCCTGAACTGCTGCCGAGCAGGAAGCCGGACGGTGTGCTGGCGCCCGGCAGCGCCATCGAGCCGCCGCACGGCACGACGATCGTCGCCGCCACGTTCAGCGGCGGCGTGCTGCTCGCCGGTGACCGCAGGGCCACCACCGGTAACATGATCGCCACGCGGGACCTGGAGAAGGTCTACGTCACCGACGCATACTCCGCGGTCGGTATCGCGGGCACCGCCGGTATCGCCTTGGAACTGGTCCGGCTCTACACGGTGGAACTGGCCCACTACGAGAAGATCGAGGGTGTTTCGCTTTCGCTGGACGGCAAGGCGAACAAGCTGGCGAACATGGTCAAGGGCAACCTCGACGTCGCGCTGGCGGGTCTGGCGGTGCTGCCGCTGTTCGTCGGATACGACATCGATTCTTCCGACCCCAAGCGTGCGGGCAGGATCGTGTCGTTCGACGTGACCGGTGGCCGCTACGAGGAGACTGCCGGCTATCACGCCGTGGGCTCGGGGTCGGTGTTGGCCAAGTCGTCGCTGAAGAAGCTCTACGATCCCGATGCCGACGCCGAGGCGGCCACCCGCGCCGCGGTGGAGGCGCTCTACGACGCGGCCGACGACGACACCGCCACGGGTGGGCCCGACCTGGTGCGCAACATCTACCCGACGGTGGTCACGATCACGGCTGAGCACGGTGCCGTGAAGACGCCGCAGGAGCAGACCGCGGCGATCGCGCGGGCTGTGGTGGAGAGCAGGTCCGAACGGCCGGGGCGGCTCGGCTGACTTTCGCCGACCGCTGCCGGCAGCGTTGCTGACAGCGTTGATGGAATTGACAAGACGAGCAGAGCGGAGCCAACTCCAGTGACGATGCCGCTGTACGCCTCACCCGAGCAGTTGATGCGTGAGCGTTCCGAGCTCGCCCGTAAGGGCATCGCCAGGGGACGAAGCGTCGTCGTGCTCAAGTACCGGGGCGGCGTGTTGTTCGTCGCGGAGAACCCGTCGCCGACGTTGCACAAGGTCTCGGAGATCTACGACCGGATCGGGTTCGCCGCGGTGGGCCGCTACAGCGAGTTCGAGAGCCTGCGCAGGGGCGGCATCCGGCACGTTGACCTGCAGGGCTACCAGTACGACCGGCGTGATGTGAACGCCAGGGCACTGGCCAACGTGTACGCCCAGACGCTGAGCACGATCTTCACCGAACAGCTCAAGCCGTTCGAGGTGGAGATCTGTGTGGCCCAGGTGGGGGCGACCTCGGACGAGGACGAGCTGTACCGGCTGACCTACGACGGCTCGATCGTGATGGACGAGCCGAAGTTCGTGGTGATGGGCGGTCAGGCGGACACGATCAACTCCAGGCTGAAGGACGCCTTCTCCGACGGCATGGAACTGGCCGATGCGCTGCGGGTCGCGGTGGAATCGCTGCGTGCCCCTGCCACGCCGGGAGCCGGCGGTAACGGTGAGGGCGAGCCCGGAAAGCTCGAGGTCGCGGTGCTCGACAGGGAGCGGCCAGGCCGTAAGTTCCGGCGCATCACCGGCGCGGCGCTGGACGCGTTGATGCCGGGTCCCTCGGAGCCCGCCAAGGGCGAGGACGGCAACGGGCAGCAGCCCGGCGAGGGCCAGGGCGGCAGCGCCAACGGCAGCGCTGACGGCAACGGCAACGGGCAGGCTTCCGGCGAGTCCGGCCCGTCGCAGACCTGAGTCACCGTTCGGGTAGCCGGTAGATCGTCAGCGTGCTCGGTCGGGAGTGGAACCGGAACCTGCGGCCCAGTGGCCCGACCTCGCCGTCGGTGGCGACCCTGCGGTTGGCGTCGAGTAGTTCGACCTCGAGCGAGGGCAGGTCGACCTGGCGGTAGACGTGGCTGGTGGTGAGCGTGTTCGTCAACATCGCCAGCACGAACCGCGCCCGTGAGTACGGCAGGTCGGCGCGCAGGAATCGCACGTCGAGCAGGCCGGTGTCGAGCGCGGGCCTGCGTGAGGGCCCGAACCCCCTCGGTGCGTAGGTGCCGTTGCCGACGAAGATCATCCACAGCGTCATGGGTTTGCCGTCGAGTCGGACCCGCAGCGGTCTGGCGCGGCGTAGCGTGCGGACCAGCGCGATGACGGTGGCGGGCCATTTGGGGTGGCGCTGCTGGATCTTCTCCCGCAGCCGCACCATTTCCGGGTAGCCGCCGAGGCTGGCGGTGTTGACGAACCAGCGGCGGCTGGTGGTTCCCGCGCCGGAGATCTCGACCTCGCCGAGGTCGATGCCCACGGCGGCGCCCGCCTCGGTCGCCGCGTCGGCGTCTCGCATGGCGCGCACGCCGACGTCACGGGCGAAGTGGTTGAGAGTTCCGGCGGGAATCAGCGCGAGCGGCAGGTCGTAGTCGGCGGCGACCGAGGCGACCGCGGCGACGGTCCCGTCGCCGCCCGCGACGCCGAGCGCGCGTACCCGGCCGTCGGCGCGCAGGATCTCGGCTTCCAGCTGGGCACGGATGTCGGTGCCGGGGTCGGGGTAGAGCAGGGTGGCCTTGGGCCAGGCGTAGCGGACCTCGTCGGTGGGGTCGCTGTCGGCGTCGCCGGAGCCGGGGTTGACCACGGCGAGCATGTCCTCGCCGTCGCGCATCACCGGGGCGTGGGCCCGGTGCGCCGTGCGGGCGGGGGTGTCAGGGTGCAGTGGCCACCAGTGCCGGGTGGCGAGCGCGGCGGCGACGCCGATGAGCATTCCTGCCCCGATGTCGCTGGGCCAGTGCACGCCGGTGTGCATGCGGGAGTAGGACACCGCGGCGCCGACGGGGGCCAGCGCCAGCCCCAGCGCCGGTGCCTCCATGGCCACGGAGGTCACGAACGCGGCGGCGGAGGCGGCGTGCCCGGAAGGAAACGACGACGAGGTGGGGCGCTTGACCAGCCTGCGGGGTTCGGGTACCAGTTCGGCTGCCGGTCTGCGGCGGGGGAACAGCGGCTTGCCGACGAGGTTGGCGGCGACGCTGGCCCCCGCGACGGCGGCGAGGCCGCGCAGCGCGCCGCGCCGTGGTGCGCCCTTGCGGGTGGCGAGCGTGGCGGCGACGGCCCACCACAGGCGTCCCTTGTTCGCGGAGCGGCTCAGGGCGCGCAGCAGCGCGTCGGCGGGGGAGGCGGGCAGTGACGCGCTGCGCGCGACAAGGGCGCGGTCGCGCGCGCCCACCTGACGCATGGTTCTCGGCAGGGAGTTGGGCAGGGAGTTGGGTTGCGGGTCGGGCACGGTTGTCAACGGTAGCCGTTGGGCACTGACACCGTTTCGACGCCGGATTCGTTGGTCGTGGCGGGCCGGTTAGCGCATACCCTTGAAGGATGCAGCGGCGGATCTTTGGGATCGAAACCGAGTTCGGGGTCACCTGCACCTTCCATGGGCAGCGCAGGTTGTCTCCCGACGAAGTGGCGCGTTACCTGTTTCGGCGAGTGGTGTCGTGGGGCCGGTCCTCGAACGTTTTTCTGTCCAACGGTTCCCGGCTCTACCTGGATGTCGGCTCGCACCCCGAGTACGCCACCGCCGAGTGTGACGATCTGACGCAGCTTGTCACGCACGACAAGGCGGGCGAGCGGATCCTGGAGGACCTGCTCGTCGATGCCGAGCGAAGGCTCGCCGACGAGGGCATCGGCGGCGACATCTTCCTGTTCAAGAACAACACCGACTCGGCGGGCAACTCCTACGGCTGCCACGAGAACTACCT encodes:
- the prcB gene encoding proteasome subunit beta; the protein is MEHTPRNSGFALPAAYLSSTTSSFADFLRAQAPELLPSRKPDGVLAPGSAIEPPHGTTIVAATFSGGVLLAGDRRATTGNMIATRDLEKVYVTDAYSAVGIAGTAGIALELVRLYTVELAHYEKIEGVSLSLDGKANKLANMVKGNLDVALAGLAVLPLFVGYDIDSSDPKRAGRIVSFDVTGGRYEETAGYHAVGSGSVLAKSSLKKLYDPDADAEAATRAAVEALYDAADDDTATGGPDLVRNIYPTVVTITAEHGAVKTPQEQTAAIARAVVESRSERPGRLG
- a CDS encoding ubiquitin-like protein Pup — its product is MAQEKVEKHGGGDSDDDVEAGAPAGQERREKLGEDVDTILDEIDDVLEENAEDFVRAYVQKGGQ
- the prcA gene encoding proteasome subunit alpha, with amino-acid sequence MTMPLYASPEQLMRERSELARKGIARGRSVVVLKYRGGVLFVAENPSPTLHKVSEIYDRIGFAAVGRYSEFESLRRGGIRHVDLQGYQYDRRDVNARALANVYAQTLSTIFTEQLKPFEVEICVAQVGATSDEDELYRLTYDGSIVMDEPKFVVMGGQADTINSRLKDAFSDGMELADALRVAVESLRAPATPGAGGNGEGEPGKLEVAVLDRERPGRKFRRITGAALDALMPGPSEPAKGEDGNGQQPGEGQGGSANGSADGNGNGQASGESGPSQT
- a CDS encoding bifunctional phosphatase PAP2/diacylglycerol kinase family protein, which encodes MRQVGARDRALVARSASLPASPADALLRALSRSANKGRLWWAVAATLATRKGAPRRGALRGLAAVAGASVAANLVGKPLFPRRRPAAELVPEPRRLVKRPTSSSFPSGHAASAAAFVTSVAMEAPALGLALAPVGAAVSYSRMHTGVHWPSDIGAGMLIGVAAALATRHWWPLHPDTPARTAHRAHAPVMRDGEDMLAVVNPGSGDADSDPTDEVRYAWPKATLLYPDPGTDIRAQLEAEILRADGRVRALGVAGGDGTVAAVASVAADYDLPLALIPAGTLNHFARDVGVRAMRDADAATEAGAAVGIDLGEVEISGAGTTSRRWFVNTASLGGYPEMVRLREKIQQRHPKWPATVIALVRTLRRARPLRVRLDGKPMTLWMIFVGNGTYAPRGFGPSRRPALDTGLLDVRFLRADLPYSRARFVLAMLTNTLTTSHVYRQVDLPSLEVELLDANRRVATDGEVGPLGRRFRFHSRPSTLTIYRLPER